From the genome of Nodosilinea sp. FACHB-141, one region includes:
- a CDS encoding ferritin-like domain-containing protein, whose product MTIDNYERFSGDADMKQQRSLFASRRSLMKWGALGFGGLMIAALPKAVSAQSGGSTLTFAADDEGILNFALLLEELEAAFYAAVVDSGQISDSTELDYMQVLGAQEAAHVTFLRSVLGDQVLFETTDLSFNSSGLNALLSDRSTILNTAVALEDVGVHAYNGAGPSLTNPTYLLAAGSIVSVEARHAGGVRALLGKPTTEPDSDRLVSDDDLVASLNPFKGPAYDELYSPRQIVDIVGSLGILNNPINGALVA is encoded by the coding sequence ATGACTATTGATAACTACGAACGATTCTCAGGAGATGCCGATATGAAGCAACAGAGATCACTGTTTGCCTCGCGCCGAAGTTTGATGAAGTGGGGGGCTTTAGGCTTTGGAGGGTTGATGATTGCGGCTCTTCCTAAGGCGGTCAGCGCCCAGTCTGGCGGCAGTACCCTCACCTTTGCTGCCGATGACGAAGGCATTCTTAATTTTGCCCTGCTGCTAGAAGAACTCGAGGCTGCTTTTTACGCCGCTGTCGTTGACTCTGGCCAAATTTCCGACAGCACAGAACTGGACTACATGCAAGTTTTAGGTGCTCAAGAAGCGGCTCACGTCACATTTTTGCGGAGTGTATTGGGCGACCAGGTACTGTTTGAAACCACCGATCTCAGCTTCAATTCCTCTGGATTGAATGCTCTTTTAAGCGATCGCAGCACCATTCTCAACACAGCGGTCGCCTTAGAAGACGTAGGCGTCCATGCCTACAACGGGGCTGGCCCTAGCCTCACCAACCCCACCTACCTGCTGGCCGCAGGCTCGATTGTTTCGGTCGAAGCCCGCCATGCTGGCGGCGTACGAGCGCTGCTGGGGAAACCCACCACTGAGCCAGACAGCGATCGCTTAGTGAGTGATGACGACTTAGTCGCTAGCCTCAACCCGTTCAAGGGCCCAGCTTACGACGAGCTGTACAGTCCCAGACAAATCGTGGACATCGTCGGTTCCCTCGGCATTCTCAACAATCCCATCAATGGCGCGCTCGTTGCATAA
- a CDS encoding L,D-transpeptidase: MAAPLGADLLPEVVEQPVHLRLSLSDRRVYVHRGNAVEASFPVAIGKPGWETPTGEFEVFSQISQPGWTNPFTNEVMPPGSENPLGDRWIGFWSDGNNVIGFHGTPNRDSVGQAASHGCVRMYNEDIRQLFGMVQLGTPVIVEP; encoded by the coding sequence GTGGCTGCTCCGCTAGGGGCAGATCTCTTGCCCGAGGTTGTAGAGCAACCGGTGCATCTGCGGCTGAGCTTGAGCGATCGCCGAGTATACGTACACAGAGGCAACGCTGTAGAGGCGAGTTTTCCGGTTGCCATTGGCAAGCCAGGGTGGGAAACACCTACCGGAGAGTTTGAGGTATTCTCACAAATTAGTCAGCCGGGATGGACAAATCCTTTTACCAATGAAGTGATGCCGCCTGGTTCAGAAAATCCGCTGGGCGATCGCTGGATTGGTTTTTGGAGTGATGGCAACAACGTTATCGGCTTTCACGGCACCCCCAACCGGGATTCTGTAGGGCAGGCAGCTTCCCACGGCTGTGTTCGTATGTACAACGAAGATATTCGCCAGCTCTTCGGCATGGTGCAACTGGGAACCCCAGTCATCGTTGAGCCATAG
- a CDS encoding metal-sensitive transcriptional regulator, with translation MHEVEPTGDTRAHPHVHDPESLRRIVNRLARIEGHIRGIKTMVQESRPCPDVLVQVAAVRGALDRVARIILDEHLTECIGRAAEDGNIEEEIAELKAALDRFLP, from the coding sequence CTGCACGAGGTCGAGCCTACCGGCGACACCCGGGCACATCCCCACGTCCATGACCCGGAATCGCTGCGGCGGATTGTCAATCGGCTGGCCCGCATTGAGGGTCACATTCGCGGCATTAAGACTATGGTGCAAGAGAGCCGACCCTGCCCGGATGTGCTGGTACAGGTAGCGGCGGTGCGCGGTGCGCTTGATCGCGTCGCCCGCATCATTCTCGATGAGCACCTGACTGAGTGCATTGGTCGCGCTGCCGAAGACGGCAACATTGAAGAAGAAATCGCCGAGCTCAAAGCTGCACTGGATCGGTTTTTGCCTTAG
- the tsaD gene encoding tRNA (adenosine(37)-N6)-threonylcarbamoyltransferase complex transferase subunit TsaD, producing MATILAIETSCDETAAAVVRDRTVLSNVVASQIAIHQPYGGIVPEVASRHHVATLGDSISAALDQAGLGWTAIDGVAATCTPGLVGALLVGLTAGKTLAMVHRKPFLGIHHLEGHIYANYLASPDLEPPYLCLLVSGGHTSLIYVKGCGQYQTLGQTRDDAAGEAFDKVARLMGLDYPGGPIIDRLAQTGNPQAFPLPEGNISLPEGGFHPYDSSFSGLKTAVLRLVDKLKVDGVDPLPVADLAASFQATVARSLTRRVVACAQAYGLTTVAVGGGVAANSGLRQHLQQAAVDHGLRVLFPPLSLCTDNAAMIGCAAADHLNQGHCSGFALGAQSRLDLARVMELYTPIAVA from the coding sequence ATGGCGACGATTTTAGCAATAGAAACTAGCTGTGATGAAACAGCGGCGGCGGTGGTGCGCGATCGCACCGTCCTCAGCAACGTCGTTGCTTCGCAGATTGCCATTCACCAACCCTACGGTGGCATTGTGCCCGAGGTAGCCTCGCGACACCATGTCGCCACGCTGGGGGACAGTATCAGTGCGGCCCTAGACCAAGCTGGACTGGGCTGGACCGCCATTGATGGGGTCGCTGCCACCTGCACCCCAGGCCTAGTAGGCGCCCTACTGGTAGGGCTAACAGCGGGCAAAACCCTGGCCATGGTGCACCGCAAGCCCTTCCTAGGGATTCACCATCTGGAGGGGCATATCTACGCCAACTATCTGGCCAGCCCTGATCTGGAGCCCCCTTACCTGTGCCTGCTGGTGTCGGGGGGGCACACCAGCCTGATCTATGTTAAAGGCTGTGGCCAGTACCAGACCCTAGGCCAAACCCGTGACGACGCTGCTGGGGAAGCCTTTGATAAGGTAGCCCGCCTCATGGGACTGGACTATCCCGGCGGCCCCATCATCGACCGGCTAGCCCAGACTGGCAACCCTCAAGCGTTCCCGCTGCCTGAGGGCAATATTTCGCTGCCCGAGGGGGGCTTCCACCCCTACGACTCTAGCTTTAGCGGGCTGAAGACAGCGGTGCTGCGACTAGTGGACAAATTAAAGGTGGATGGGGTTGATCCCCTACCGGTAGCCGACTTAGCCGCCAGCTTTCAGGCCACGGTAGCCCGCAGTCTGACCCGCCGGGTAGTGGCCTGTGCCCAGGCCTACGGCCTTACCACTGTGGCTGTAGGGGGTGGGGTCGCCGCCAACAGCGGTCTGCGCCAGCACCTTCAGCAGGCAGCCGTCGATCATGGCCTGCGGGTGCTGTTTCCGCCCCTTAGCCTCTGTACCGATAATGCCGCGATGATTGGCTGTGCTGCTGCCGACCACCTAAATCAGGGGCATTGCTCAGGCTTCGCCCTGGGAGCCCAGTCGCGTCTCGACCTGGCACGGGTCATGGAGCTTTACACGCCTATCGCCGTGGCTTGA
- a CDS encoding Photosystem I reaction center subunit III: MRRFFAVALVVFLWFGFAAPASASLAGDNVAGLTPCGQNEAFLKRAAGAKTESAKARFDFYGSSTLLCGSDGLPHLVVDGDLAHAGEFLIPSLLFLYIAGWIGWVGRAYLITVRGDKNPEEKEVIIEVPLAIKTMLTGFAWPLLAFKDIASGAMFAKNEEITVSPR, translated from the coding sequence ATGCGACGGTTTTTTGCTGTAGCACTTGTAGTGTTTCTCTGGTTTGGGTTTGCTGCCCCGGCTTCTGCTAGCCTGGCTGGCGACAACGTAGCAGGCCTTACCCCCTGTGGTCAAAACGAGGCATTTCTGAAGCGAGCCGCTGGTGCCAAGACCGAATCGGCCAAAGCTCGGTTCGATTTTTATGGTAGCTCTACCCTGCTGTGTGGCAGCGATGGCCTACCCCACTTGGTGGTAGACGGTGACCTGGCCCATGCTGGTGAGTTTCTAATTCCTAGCCTGTTGTTTCTCTACATCGCTGGGTGGATTGGCTGGGTAGGCCGCGCCTACCTAATCACGGTACGTGGTGACAAGAATCCCGAAGAAAAGGAAGTCATTATTGAGGTGCCCCTGGCCATCAAGACCATGTTAACTGGGTTTGCCTGGCCGCTACTTGCCTTCAAAGACATTGCTAGCGGAGCTATGTTTGCTAAAAACGAAGAGATCACCGTATCTCCTCGCTAG
- the psaJ gene encoding photosystem I reaction center subunit IX has translation MNNGLPRYLSTAPVLITVWMLIHAGILIEFNRFFPDLLLHP, from the coding sequence ATGAACAACGGCCTGCCTCGGTATTTGTCAACTGCCCCGGTGCTGATTACCGTGTGGATGTTGATTCACGCCGGTATTTTGATTGAGTTCAATCGCTTCTTTCCTGACTTGCTGCTGCACCCCTAA